The region CCACCACCTTAATGATTGCAAGTCAGCCATGTTGTATTTTGCAGATGAATAGCAAAAAGAGATGTTGACAGAGGAATCAAAGAAGCTTTATATAGGATTGAATCCTTAGGTTTGAGAGATGGGGTTTTGATTAGGACCTGGGTTTCTATGGTGGTTAAGGCGACGAGGTTGGACCTGGGTTTCGATGGCAGTGCTCACCGTGGTGCTGATTCTGAGGATTCCggtggaaggaggtggagggTGTTGGTGATCCAAAAAGAGGAGAGGGTAAAGCATATGAGGGTGAGGGTATGTATTTTTTTAGCCGGTTATATTACCTGTTATAACAGGTAAAATTGGCTCTTGCATGGTGCAAGACCTAGGGTGCACTTGCACCCTATCAGCCACCTAAGACTATAAAATAAACTTGCAAGGACCATTTTAAATTAGGGTGTGTATGTGAGGGAAGTCTACTAATCACCCaaattctcctcctcctccccctctccCAAGCTTCCGTGCACCCTCCACAAAcctcttctcttcctcctccaccATCTCCGGCGATTCACTACCCTCTCCGGCACGCTGCCCCTCAACCATCTCAGGGGCGGAAAGTgtagattttgaaataaaagagGAGAGGACTGTAACAAGGAAGGGTAGAATAATTTACTCTAAATCCTTTTCCAGCGGTGAAGTTTCAGCGTTATGGAGAACATTCCAGAATCTTCATCGAAAGGGACGAAACGCCGGCGAGATGAACATTCCGACGCCGTAAAAACCTCATCACTCGGTGCGCAATCCTCTCCTACTCTACCCCACTTTCTCTTTGTTTCTTATATCAATCCAGTTTGCCATTCGCAGAGGATGATCTCACATTCAGTGATACACTGGTTGCGCTTCGAATCATGCGAGCTCAGTTTCCTCAACTTCCCCAGGTCAGCTTAGCCTTAATTAACTGCATCAACATTAGCTTCCTCTTTTGATTAGTTGATTGTTGAATTCTATTTTGTTCAATGATGTTATTTTCCAGGCTTCGGTTGAGCCGTTTATGCTGAAGTCACAATTGTATAGCAGTGTGAAGGACAGAACACAAGTGGATAGGGAATtagaggtttttttttatagaatttTAGAGTTATGATTTACTACATATTAGTGCTTTCTTCGATTCCGTGTTCTTGCTAATTTAAGCTCTGAAGCTATGGTGGATTAAGTAATGGTTATTTTAATTTGTGCAGTCTCTAAGGAGGGACAAGGTTCTGCGGGTTTTCAAATTAAATACTGGACAAGATGATCATGCTGTAATGTTTTTGGATGACTACCTAAAACAGGTTGGTTATATGTATGTACGACACGTAACTTCGTGTTGTTGGCCATAATGTTAGCTGTTCATAGTAGTTTGTGGATTACTCTAGTGCCCTCATCTGTTCATAGTAGTTTGTGGATTACTCTAGTGCCCtcattttataagtttttatgtTTACTTTCCTCACAGAAAAAAAGTTGGGTGTTTTTGGTTGTAATACCAGCGGGTTATCTTCTGCCGGGGTTATTTTCTGAAGGATTATTGATGAACTGACATGTTAATCTTTCATAACTATTTATGCATAGGTAGATCGTGTTGTTAAAAGAATGGAAGGAAAGATTGGAGGGGAATGTGAAGTTTTTGGGTGGTTCAAGACTCATGTTCTAGATTCAAAGCTGGAAACTGGCATCGAACATCAGGAGCTTGTGAGTGAATAACCAATCAGCttttactttttagtttttaatcaTTTCCACTTCTGCTCATTATACTGTCTATTCATCAGAAATCTTTATTATCTGGCAAATTTCCTGACTTTGGGAGAATGTGAATGCACAATGAGAGTCTGGCATATCCACATTCTTAGTTATCATTATTAAATGTTAATATTTATGTCATCCCTGAATGTTTACTTAATCGGTTTCTTGATGAGGGTGGTTCTTTTATGCAGTGCTCGCTCCTGTCACTTGGGGGAAAGGTGAAGGACAGTCACATCTCCCTTCTAATTAATGCTGGCCTCCTTGTGAGTAAAATGGAATAAAAATGGCTCAATTTGTTTATATTCGAATTCAAACACATATGTTCTTAACTTTCACCACTTTGCTTGGAGGTTTTATATGGCATACAAACTTTTCATAACTTTGCTTCCTGTTCATGGTAAAACTTCATAATATTTTTGTCAACTTGGCTAGTTGGCTGACAAGATCAACATCAAATTGTAGTCATTTATCTGAAAAACACGAAACAACTGCTACATTGTAGTTTTTTTCAACAATTTTTCACCTaaattttcactcatttttgtattttatttcatcTGGAAAAGGAAAGTAGATTATCCCCTCATTCTAACTTCTCAGTAACATTTTTGATCTTATTATACGTTCCTCAGCCTTTCTATACGTTTATTTAGACCTAATTGAAAATcctttaaatgatttttttcttcttctgtgtTTTCTGTTATCAAGATTAAACATAGCTGCATTCAGAATCTTGTAGCCTCTCTTATTACAGCTTTAAAATCCTACAAGACAAAACAAGCATATTATACTTATTGTGCTAATGTTGATTATGTTATGTGCATCGGTAGTGTAGATTATAACTGCTAAGAATCTTATCAACATAACTTTCCTATTATTTAAATGTACTATATGTGATTCTTGTGTAGTTTTATGTTGACTACCTCTGTTCtgtatatttatttcatacacaatgtgtgcatgaatgaaTATATGATTTTTTGGCTCAGTGTTTATGTATTGTAACTATGGTACATACTTTTCAGACCAGGCAACTTATTGATCCCAACATGTATTGGATAGCAATTCCAAATATTGGCTCACTTCTTAAGGGTCTTGTTCAGGTACGGATATTTAATGTTTACCACGTGCTTATGTTTCGATGCTTGCTGTATAGTATGATCTTTATATATGCATTCATGTTTGACTAGTACATATAGTGGGTACTTCAGCTGTGTTGCTAAGTTTCGGAACATTTGATGTATTTTGAAGTTAATCCATAACATGGAATTTGACTCGGCTAGTTGGTAATGTTATGTTTAATGGCTTTgtgaaatatttataattttatgaaCTTTTAAGTGCTATGCGAAATTATGTGATTTGTAGAGCATGTTATGTGCTATCTAGGTTTTCAATCAGATGTTTGATAGGattctatatttatattatGTCTTAACACTTAACTATGCCAACTAAAACTTGAGACATGTCTAAGAGGAGGTGGGCAGCCTTTACAATGACCATCTTGCCCACATGTTTGTATTGACTCCTTCTATTGACTTTATTAATGGAGCCTCTCTAATTCGGCCCTCTTATTCTTATTCCTTTTACTATAGACTTCATTAGTTGGGGGCCTAACACTTGCAGATTTGTACTCTGCTAAAATAAGAGATGCCcagatt is a window of Lotus japonicus ecotype B-129 chromosome 5, LjGifu_v1.2 DNA encoding:
- the LOC130718284 gene encoding uncharacterized protein LOC130718284 isoform X1, whose protein sequence is MENIPESSSKGTKRRRDEHSDAVKTSSLEDDLTFSDTLVALRIMRAQFPQLPQASVEPFMLKSQLYSSVKDRTQVDRELESLRRDKVLRVFKLNTGQDDHAVMFLDDYLKQVDRVVKRMEGKIGGECEVFGWFKTHVLDSKLETGIEHQELCSLLSLGGKVKDSHISLLINAGLLTRQLIDPNMYWIAIPNIGSLLKGLVQGRKEIISILSRRRYKEMMLASLEKKRLRMSPLDMRFHLRDLIGSGHLKTDQTPTGLIIRVSKD
- the LOC130718284 gene encoding uncharacterized protein LOC130718284 isoform X2, yielding MENIPESSSKGTKRRRDEHSDAVKTSSLEDDLTFSDTLVALRIMRAQFPQLPQASVEPFMLKSQLYSSVKDRTQVDRELESLRRDKVLRVFKLNTGQDDHAVMFLDDYLKQVDRVVKRMEGKIGGECEVFGWFKTHVLDSKLETGIEHQELCSLLSLGGKTRQLIDPNMYWIAIPNIGSLLKGLVQGRKEIISILSRRRYKEMMLASLEKKRLRMSPLDMRFHLRDLIGSGHLKTDQTPTGLIIRVSKD
- the LOC130718284 gene encoding uncharacterized protein LOC130718284 isoform X3, which produces MNIPTPLPFAEDDLTFSDTLVALRIMRAQFPQLPQASVEPFMLKSQLYSSVKDRTQVDRELESLRRDKVLRVFKLNTGQDDHAVMFLDDYLKQVDRVVKRMEGKIGGECEVFGWFKTHVLDSKLETGIEHQELCSLLSLGGKVKDSHISLLINAGLLTRQLIDPNMYWIAIPNIGSLLKGLVQGRKEIISILSRRRYKEMMLASLEKKRLRMSPLDMRFHLRDLIGSGHLKTDQTPTGLIIRVSKD
- the LOC130718284 gene encoding uncharacterized protein LOC130718284 isoform X4: MRAQFPQLPQASVEPFMLKSQLYSSVKDRTQVDRELESLRRDKVLRVFKLNTGQDDHAVMFLDDYLKQVDRVVKRMEGKIGGECEVFGWFKTHVLDSKLETGIEHQELCSLLSLGGKVKDSHISLLINAGLLTRQLIDPNMYWIAIPNIGSLLKGLVQGRKEIISILSRRRYKEMMLASLEKKRLRMSPLDMRFHLRDLIGSGHLKTDQTPTGLIIRVSKD